From Novipirellula galeiformis, the proteins below share one genomic window:
- a CDS encoding threonine aldolase family protein: MPEEIDLRSDTLTKPTPAMRRAMAEAEVGDAVIDIDPTVERLEHLTAEILGKEAAVFMPSGSMANQVAVRGHCERGSEFICEQDCHIYQYEQGAFASLSGLVAKTIPGQGGGLTVDQLRGQVRANTDHFVRTRLLCLENTHNRGGGRILPQTEVVQSCQWAKSQGLATHLDGARLWNAAVATGSSEAELAAPFDSVSVCFSKGLGAPVGSALVGSREFIEQARRTRKLFGGGMRQAGIIAAGALYAIENHRHRLSEDHELAKRLGEAFQSYDGFSIRGDSIETNIVAVEIAPRRGTAQQWVTTLGDHGVRCFPISDQAIRFVTHLDVHSGHIDQVRDIMDRLVSANG; this comes from the coding sequence ATGCCTGAAGAAATTGACTTGCGTAGTGACACGTTGACCAAGCCGACGCCCGCGATGCGGCGGGCGATGGCGGAGGCCGAAGTGGGCGATGCGGTTATCGATATCGACCCCACCGTCGAGCGGCTAGAGCATTTAACCGCAGAAATCCTTGGCAAAGAAGCGGCCGTCTTCATGCCCAGCGGCTCGATGGCCAACCAAGTCGCGGTGCGGGGGCATTGTGAGCGTGGCAGCGAGTTTATTTGTGAGCAAGATTGCCACATTTATCAGTATGAACAGGGGGCGTTTGCCTCGCTGTCGGGTTTGGTGGCGAAAACAATCCCAGGTCAGGGCGGGGGGCTGACCGTCGATCAGTTGCGTGGCCAAGTCCGCGCCAACACCGATCACTTCGTTCGTACCCGTTTGCTGTGCCTGGAAAATACTCATAACCGGGGCGGCGGGCGAATTTTGCCTCAAACGGAGGTTGTCCAGTCGTGCCAGTGGGCGAAGTCCCAAGGCTTGGCGACCCACCTCGATGGAGCTCGGCTGTGGAACGCCGCGGTTGCCACGGGATCCAGCGAAGCCGAGCTTGCCGCCCCGTTTGATTCGGTCAGCGTTTGTTTTAGCAAGGGACTCGGGGCTCCCGTCGGCTCGGCCCTAGTCGGCAGTCGTGAATTTATCGAACAAGCACGTCGCACGCGAAAGCTGTTTGGTGGAGGGATGCGACAAGCCGGCATCATCGCCGCGGGAGCCTTGTACGCGATCGAAAACCACCGCCATCGATTGTCCGAGGATCACGAACTCGCCAAGCGGCTCGGGGAAGCGTTTCAGTCGTACGATGGTTTTTCGATTCGTGGTGATTCCATCGAAACCAATATTGTGGCGGTGGAGATCGCGCCGCGTCGTGGTACGGCCCAGCAATGGGTGACCACGTTAGGTGATCATGGCGTGCGTTGTTTTCCGATCAGCGATCAAGCGATTCGATTCGTCACCCATCTCGATGTTCACTCGGGGCATATCGATCAAGTGCGCGACATCATGGATCGTTTGGTTAGCGCGAACGGATGA
- the hisD gene encoding histidinol dehydrogenase, whose protein sequence is MTASNPSNSNLPSLKIQRVDAREGSADVLLSLRQKLSPAGDVVSPRGRALTEKVFGKPLTPVEVVQTICHDVKTEGTAALLRYCQSLDNAELSAAELRVPAEALEQAHAEADPKLIESIRRIRDNITEFQTAILHQDVTIEPRPGVRLTQRYVPLERIGVCVPGGAAAYPSTVLMTVVPAQVAGVKQIAVVAPPTKFGAYNTDMLATCHELGVTEVYRMGGAQAVAAMAYGCDCIEPVHKIVGPGNLFVALAKKHVFGAVDIDSFAGPSEVIVIADGTARADYIAADLLAQAEHSPGSAILITWDEALIDAVHDELAKQVVQLERNELTVDSLEAFGALILVRDEQQACELTDDFAPEHLHIETANPRELIAKIHNSGAAFLGHHTPVALGDYAAGPSHVLPTGGTCTWAAGLSSNSFLRSGSITEFDEPALKQIAPDVERLAEKEGLTAHARSVSIRR, encoded by the coding sequence ATGACAGCATCGAACCCATCCAACTCAAACCTCCCATCGCTCAAGATCCAACGAGTGGATGCTCGCGAGGGCTCGGCGGACGTGCTACTTTCGCTGCGTCAAAAACTCAGTCCGGCTGGCGATGTCGTGAGCCCCCGAGGCCGCGCATTGACCGAAAAGGTGTTTGGCAAGCCGTTGACGCCGGTCGAAGTGGTCCAGACGATTTGCCACGACGTCAAAACCGAAGGCACCGCCGCGTTACTGCGTTATTGCCAATCGCTCGATAACGCAGAGCTCTCCGCCGCGGAGCTTCGCGTTCCCGCCGAGGCACTCGAGCAAGCTCACGCGGAAGCGGATCCGAAGTTGATCGAATCGATTCGCCGGATTCGCGACAACATCACCGAATTCCAAACCGCGATCCTGCACCAAGATGTCACCATCGAGCCACGCCCAGGCGTCCGTTTGACTCAGCGTTACGTCCCGCTTGAGCGAATCGGCGTGTGTGTCCCCGGCGGAGCGGCTGCCTATCCATCGACCGTGTTAATGACGGTCGTCCCGGCCCAGGTCGCTGGGGTAAAACAGATCGCGGTGGTGGCCCCGCCAACCAAGTTCGGCGCCTACAACACCGACATGCTGGCGACGTGCCACGAGCTAGGTGTTACCGAGGTTTATCGCATGGGCGGGGCGCAAGCGGTCGCAGCGATGGCATACGGTTGCGACTGCATTGAACCGGTTCACAAAATCGTCGGCCCGGGCAACCTATTTGTCGCACTCGCGAAGAAACATGTGTTTGGCGCCGTCGACATCGATTCGTTCGCCGGTCCCAGCGAAGTGATTGTGATTGCCGACGGCACCGCCCGCGCCGACTACATCGCGGCCGACTTGTTGGCGCAAGCCGAACACTCGCCCGGATCCGCGATCCTGATCACTTGGGACGAAGCACTGATCGATGCCGTTCACGACGAGTTGGCAAAACAAGTTGTCCAACTCGAACGTAACGAATTGACCGTCGATAGTTTGGAAGCATTCGGTGCTTTGATCCTGGTTCGCGATGAACAGCAAGCGTGCGAACTGACCGACGACTTTGCTCCCGAGCACTTGCATATTGAAACCGCGAATCCTCGCGAATTGATCGCCAAGATCCACAACAGCGGTGCGGCGTTCTTGGGGCACCACACGCCGGTGGCACTGGGCGACTACGCCGCTGGGCCGAGCCATGTCTTGCCAACCGGCGGCACTTGCACTTGGGCAGCGGGCTTGTCGAGCAACAGTTTTTTACGAAGCGGCAGCATTACCGAATTCGATGAACCTGCACTGAAACAAATCGCTCCTGATGTCGAGCGACTTGCCGAGAAAGAAGGGCTGACCGCTCACGCCCGCAGCGTCTCCATCCGGCGGTAA